Within Lolium rigidum isolate FL_2022 chromosome 5, APGP_CSIRO_Lrig_0.1, whole genome shotgun sequence, the genomic segment ATCAAAATGAACTTAAGGTTGGCAAGTTGTTGCTCATCATCCTGGATCATGATAATAGTATCGTCGGCATACTGGAGATGCGTGATTCCCCCAGGAATCAGGTGTGGGACAACCCCAGCGACATGTCCAGCAGTGTTGGCGTTAGTGAGAATAACAGAGAGGGCTTCTGCCATGAAATTGAAGAGAAGGGGGGAGAGCGGGTCCCCTTGCCGGACTCCCCTTTTATTTCTGAAGAACGGGCCCACCTCCCCATTGATAGAAATAGCTGTCTGTCCCCCAGAGACCAGCTGCATGATACGATTAACAGCCCCCGAGTCAAAGCCTTTGCATCTGAGCACCTCCTTGAGGAAATCCCAATTGACCCTGTCGTATGCTTTTTCAAAGTCCAGCTTAAGGAGGATGCAAGCCTCCCTTTTGGCTTTAACCTCATGGACTACCTCATGCAGGGCCAGGATTCCATCCAGGATAAACCTCCCCTTGATGAATGCAGTTTGGTTAGAGCTAATCACCCTGTTAGCAATCGGATCCAGTTTGGTAGCCACCGCCTTTGAAACCATTTTGAAAATCACGTTGATAAGCGCGATAGGCCGAAACTGGGAAATGTGGTCCGCTCCCTGGACCTTAGGGATCAGGGATAGGATCCCAAAATTGAGTCTGGAAATATCGATTCTtcccaacaagaagtcgttgacGATGTGCAGGACTCCCATCCTAAGCAGAGGCCAGAATTTCTTGAAGAATTGGACCGGAAGGCCATCTGGTCCGGGGGCCGTGTCAGATTTCATCTCCATCACCAGCTTATCCAGTTCCTCTTGGGAGAGAGTACGCAAGATATCTTCATTCTCCTCAGGGGAAACTCTGGCTTCCTCCCCCCAAGCCCCTGGATCCAAAGAGCACACCCTTGTGTCGTTCGATCCCAGGAGACGGCGATAGAAGTCGTAAATGTGTTCCTGAATCTGCCTTTTATCAGTAATCGGGCCGTTGTCCGTGAGCAATCTCAGAATACAGCACTTCCGTCGCCTGCCGTTGGCAACCGCATGGAAGTATGCCGTGTTGGCATCTCCCTGCAGCATCCACCTGATTCTCCCCCTTTGTCTCCAGTATTCTTCTTCGTCTCTAAAAATGGCGAGGATTTGTTCTTCGAGGTGATAACGGAATGCCCATTCCTCACCATCCAGCCCCACTGAATCTGCTTTCTCGTCAAGGCCTTTGATCTGCTGCAAGAGCGCCAATTTGGCCGCGTTTGCCTCTACCTTTCGATTTGCATTCCAGCCCTTGAGCTTTCTCCTCACGCCTCCACTCATGAAGCTCCACCAGTCAAGGACATCCCTTCCTCGAGCCATGGCAGCAAGCTCTCCCCAGATAGCCGCAAACATATCCGAAAAGTTCGGTAACTCCATCCATCCAGATTCAAAGAAAAATCTATTGCTAGAGCATTGTATGTCTTGGCCCGTATCCAAGATCAGCGGGGTATGATCAGAGCCCAGACTGGTTTCGGCCACGAGGGAGCACAGCGGGAAATGCGTGTCAAGTTCGGGTGCGATGAACACCCTGTCCAACACACACCTGACCGGATTAAGACGTTTGTTAGTCCAAGTGTACCGAGCCCCAGTACGAGGAATCTCCCGCAGACCCCAGTTGgcgatgttgtcgttgaaggcgtCCATTCTAGCCCAATTAACTCTGTCGTTGTTTTTGTCTGCTGCGTCCCgcagcaaattaaaatccccacCCATGAGGATTGGGAGCTCCGAGACCGCCACCCTGGCGGAGATTTCCTGTAAGAATTCTTGCGAATGTGTATGATCAGCTGGCCCGTAAACCCCAACAATCTCGAACTTAAAATTATCAGCTTTCTCTCTCGCGAATGTGTAAGAATTCTTGCGAATGTCTGTCGGTTAGGATAGGAGCGTTCTCTCTCGCGACTGCGGAGGCGAATCCCTGGACTTCCTCGACTCCGTTTGACGGCGGCGACCTCTCGCCACTGTCTCCAccttttcttccccttcttcggtTGATTGATTCATCGGTGACCTTTGCCTTCCTGTTTTCTCATGCGCTCGGGACGATCAAGGGGTGAACCTGGTTCGCTGCCTGTCCTTGGTGTTGTGCGGTTACGGGCGGATCAAGGGTCCGCCATGGCTGGATCGAAGACGGGAGAAGGGGATCGAGCTGCTGACGGCACGAGTGACTGGTAGGAATTTGTCAGTCCGGTGCCCGGATCTGACCGGAAAAGGGAAAGCAGCAGAGGGGTCGGGTTCTTCTTCGTCTACGACAGGAGACAAAGTAGTGGAGATGCTGGGCCGCCTCAACCTCACGTCGCAAGAATCAACGGCATTTGTCTTGGAAGATGAGGATGACGAGTACCTTGGATGCCCGGAATGGGCGGTTGTGGGTAAGGTGTTGGCTCCCAATCTTTTGCATATCACGACGGTCAGGTCGATTCTTCGACCTGCATGGGGAAATCCTAGAGGTTTGGAGAtccacccatttggtcccaacatGTTTATGGCAGAGTTTGCAAGCAAGGCTGATTTAGATCGTGTTCGTGGGGGTTCTCCATGGACTGTTAGCAAGCAGGCAGTTCTGCTCAAAAATTTCGACCCCGCTGTTAAACCTGCGGATATCTGCTTCGATAGACACAGTATCTGGGCTCGTATCATGCATCTGCCCTTTGGTGTGATGAATGACAGCCGTGGGAAGTGCCTAGCCAGCAATCTGGGTGTGGTGGAGAAGATGGAAGTGGATGATAAGGGTCGTGCTTGGGGAGACTACCTCCGGGTGAGAGTTTCAGTTAATGTTCTTGAACCTTTCATGAGGTGCGTGTCGGTGTTCTCCCAGAAAAGACAGGCAACGGATGTTTACCAAGTGATGTATGAACGGATGCCTGTTTACTGCTTCTCGTGTGGGAGGTTGGGTCATTCCTCTATTGCATGTCCGATGCCGGGCGATCGCGATGAAGAAGGCCTTCTTCCGTATCATGGGTCGCGCCTTTGTGTACCAAATGACAGGAAAATGCAGTCTGGTTCACGAATGGGTCAGAGCTCCTTTGTGAGTAACCAAACTGAACCTGATAATGGCCAAGATGGGTCTGCTAGTACTCCTGGGATGAAGAAACCAGGGGGGGATGGTTTGGGTGAGATGTTCTCACCTAAGAAGCTGCGCAAACCGCGTGCAAAGCAGAACCAAGCTACTGGTGCTGGAGATGTCATATTagcagagaacagtggcaaggggACCTCATCGGTGCAAGGGGGTGATGCTAGATACAGTGGACAGAAAAGGAAGGTGTATCGTCCGAAAGTTACTGGGACGGTGCAGACTGCTTCATCAACACCTGATCTTGCTCTAGTTCTTGTATCGAAGAGCGGGGCCGAGGCCGCTATCCTTGCTACCACGGAGGATGGAGGCAATGTTGACGTGGCAGATTCAAACAAGAAGCAAAAGACAGACTCACCAGTTACTTCTTCTCGATCGGCGGATCTGACAGCGGCTGCGGAGCAGCCCTGCCGCACGCAAAGAATCTGTTATGCTGGAACTGTCGGGGTTTAGGGTCGGCCTCGACAGTTGGCGAGCTTCGCTGGTTAGTGAGGTTCTTTCGACCtaccttcctcttcctctgtgagacgaagatgaaggattcgagggtgcaaaattttatgtggtCGCTGGGCTACACAGGCAGTTTTGCTGTCAGTAGTGAGGGTCTCAGTGGTGGGTTGGCGCTGTTTTAGCTACGGCCGTTCCAAGTGGAGCTGAAGGGGTATAATGCCCACTGCACTGATGTGGTGGTATCAAATGAGGCTAAGCCAAAGTGGCGGGCAACCTTTGTCTACGGTGAGCCACGTCGTGAACTCAGACATGAATTTTGGAGCTTGCTACGTAGGCTTCATAGGGAGTGGAGGGGCCCGTGGATATGCTGTGGGGACTTTAATGAAGTCCTTAGTAGCGATGAGCATTTGGGCTCAAATGACCGGTCAGAGACACAAATGAACATGTTCAGAGATTGCATGCAGGACTGTGAGTTGGTGGATCTTGGTTACTCGGGTCCGAAGTTCACATGGAGCAATCGACAGAGGGACTCTGATCTGGTCCTTGTTCGGCTTGACCGGGCAATTGCTAATGGTGCGTTTACCGAGATGTTTAGTGATTTCAAGGTGGAGAATGTGATTACAACAACTTCAGATCACTTAGCTATTTCGGTGACTCTTGCTAGTATGGATGTTCTTCCTCCGACTGGGGTACAACAGACGTTCAGATTTGAGGCTGCATGGTTGCGGGCCCCAGACTACCGTGAAGTGATGGAGAAGGCATGGGAGGAAGGTAGGGATGGTTCGAACTCTCTTCAATCGACCGTCCGTAATTTGAACCAGCTGGCTAGTTCTCTGAAGAAGTGGAGCCGAGACTCTTTTGGTGCCATTAAGAAGAGGATTAGCAAACTGGAGTATAAACTGAAGGACCTACGGCTGTCAAATGCTAATGAAAACTAGATTCGATCAGTGGAAAAGAATCTTTGTGAGCTGTTCGAAAGAGAAGAAATAATGGCTAAACAAAGATCTCGGGTGGATTGGCTCCGAGAGGGGGACCGAAACACCGCATTCTTCCATGCAAGGGCAACAGCTAGAAAACGAGCAAATAAAATATCTAGCCTTGCACGTGAAGATGGTTCGAAGTGCACAGATATGGGGGAGATCAAAGGAATGGTGCACACTTTCTATGAGTACCTATTCACCTCCGAGACTTGCCCTTCGATGGATGATGTGTTGAGTTCTATTCCTCATAAAATCACAGATGATATGAACGACTCTTTGTGTAAGGAGTATACAGAGGAAGAGATTAAAACTGCTCTGTTCCAGATGGGTCCTACTAAAGCGCCAGGGCTGGATGGTTTCCCGGCGTTATTCTATCAGACTCACTGGGATTTTCTCAAAGATGAGATTTGTTGTGGAGTAAGAAGTTTCTTGGCGGGAAATGATATTCCTGAAGGTTTTTCTGATTCCGTTGTGGTGTTGATACCGAAGATCTCCAACCCTCAGCATTTGAAGAACTTCCGACCCATCAGCCTTTGTAACGTCTtgtacaagatagcctcgaaagTGCTTGCTAATAGATTGAAGTTGATCTTACCTGCTGTGGTGTCTGAAAATCAGAGTGCATTTGTTCCGGGGAGACTAATTACAGATAACGCACTGATTGCGTTTGAATGCCCGCACACTATCGGACAACGGCGGGCTAAGAGGCCTTTCTTTGCTCTCAAGGTGGACATGATGAAAGCCTACGATCGAGTTGAATGGAGCTATTTACATGGCTGTCTTACTAGGCTTGGTTTCTCGGACACTTGGATCAGGTCCGTCATGAGATGTGTAACAACTGCCCGTTATGCTGTCGGGTTAATGGGGACCTTACAGAGCCGGTGGTACCGTCTAGGGGTATTCGTCAGGGAGATCCTATCAGTCCCTACCTATTTATTTTGTGTATGGAAGGATTGTCATGTTTGCTGCAAAAACAGGAGGCCCAAGGTGAGCTACAAGGAATCAAAAATGGTCGACTTGGTCCTGCTATATCCCATCTACTGTTTGCAGATGACAGTATCTTCTTCGCCAGAAGTGATAGCCGTAGTGTTGATGCTCTCCAGAGGACACTGAACCTTTACTGTGCTGGGTCCGGTCAAAAGATTAATTTGGACAAATCAACATTTTCTTCGGAAATAGCTGTGAGGAGGGAATCAAGAATGAGGTGAAACAGAAGCTGGGCGTGCAGTCTGAACTTCTCCAAGATTCCTACCTCGGTATGCCTACTCACGTTAGCCGCTCATCAACGCTGACGTTCCGCTACATCTATGAACGCATGTGGCAGCGGGCTAACGGATTGTCGGATCGGCCTCTATCTAGAAAAGGAAATGAAATTATGTTGAAATCGGTGATACAGGCTATTCCAACGTTTGTGATGAGTTGCTTTCAGCTTCCAGTGGAAACATGTGATCACATGCGGAAAATTATAGCCAACCAGTGGTGGGGGAAAGAGAATGGTCGGCAAAAGATGCATTGGAGATCCTGGGAGTGGCTGTCATCCTCTAAAGAAATGGGAGGACTAGGTTTCCGTGATATGGAACTATTCAATCAGGCGATGCTGGGCCGGCAGAGCTGGCGTCTCATCACGGATCCTACCAGTTTATGTGCTCGAGTTCTGAAGGGTCGCTACTTTCCGAACTGCGAATTTTGGGATGCTCCATGTCCACGTTCGGCCTCGTATACGTGGAGGAGTATTCTCTATGGGAGACAATTGGTCAAGCAGGGAGTCCGTTGGTGTGTTGGAGATGGGTCAACtatcaaaataatgcaagacaaCTGGATTCCAGGTACCAAACCTGAATTTCTCCGAACACTCACAACCCTGACTGATGGCCAGACAGTTGACTTCTTGCTCGATATGGAAGCTCATTCCTGGAATGTCCAACGAGTTCGAACTGTCTTTGCGGAAGAGGTGGCTGATCAGATTTTACAGATTCCTTTAAATCGCCATGGTGTAGGTGATTTTATGTCCTGGCCTCTTAGCCGCTTTGGTACCTACACGGTACGCTCAGCCTACCATTTGGCAAGATCTGAGAAGGCGTTTAAGAATCGCAGCTCACGTGGGAGAGGTATGGCCTCTGATACACAGGCAGAATCCAAGTTTTGGAAAAACTGTGGGCGATCAAGGCTCCGGGTAAGATGTGCATTACTCTCTGGAGGTTCGCCCATAATTGTTTACCCACTGGCCAGCAATTTCTTCGACGTCATATTCCAGCTTCTCCTGTCTGCATCCATAGCTCGGTGGAAGAGAGTGTGGAGCATGCCTTTCTTTTCTGCCCTTTTGCAAGAGAAGTGTGGACTGAGATTAAGAAGGACTTTGATGTTTCACTTCAGCGTATGTCCTTTCTTTCCCCCAAGATTTGGCTTATGGATTTCATGTCCAGAAGTTCTGAGATTCAAGGCATTGTTCTCGCGGTTACCTGTTGGCATCTATCGGATACCCGGAACAAGATTCGTGAAGAGGGGGGACAAGCTGTACCGCTCGGCATTGCTGCGAAGATCAAGGCATATATTGAATTCATCATGACGTATCAACTTTCAACCAGTTCCAACCACAGACGTGAGGCCACCCGAGTAGTTTCTTGGTCTCCGCCGCCGGATGGTTTTCTTCAGTTGAGTGTTGACGCAGCCCTCTTCGCCTCGTCAAAAAGCATGGGTGCTGGGGTTGTTGTTCGTGATCAGCAGGGGACCTTTGTTGCTGCTGCTGGGGACAACATCCATGACGTGGTTAATCCATAGATTGCTGAAGCGTGTGCGATCAGGTTTGCCCTCTCTTGGGCTCAAGATGAAGGTATGGATCATATTATGGTGAATACAGACTGTTTGTCTGTGGTGCAACGCATTGATTCATCGGAGAAGGATCTATCTGCGATCGGACCGATCATTCAAGATATCAAATTGCTGGTCGCTGGTTTTACCAAGTGTTCAGTTATCTTTGTTAGTCGTTTACAGAACTTTGCTGCTCATTATTTAGCTCGTTCTTTGGAGTTTTCTAGTAAGTCTATTTGGCGTGGTGTGCCCCCGGGGATTATCCGGGAAGCAATTTGTATTGACTCTATGTTTAAGTGATCAATAAAGTGGGGaagttaaaataaaaaaaaaaaaggaaaataacatAAACCCACGCGGTTATGCCAACTGATGTATGGCTGATATACTTCTGCCATTTGTGGGAAAACTTGTGCGCCTCCTACAAAGGTACAATATGTATGCTGCCTCCTATGACATCTAATGCAAGACGTCTAACTTTTATTGATGGCGATTGTTTTTGCATGTGGGTACCATGAGTAGTTACATCGACATGATCAGCTTAATATATCGATCTCAATGACATCACTCACAGCTGAGTCAGCAGGGCGGAAGGATGGAGCAGGCCCCACCCTAAGATTTGGCCCAGCCAATATATTTTTTATAGAAAatgagaagaaaaataaaaaaaaggcccAGTTCAAGTTAGGTTTGGCCCTACCCTAACAAAATAGGCTAGATTCGCCATCACGGGTCACGGCTTCATTTCCAACGGCTAGATCCCCATCGTTCTCGGTAAAAGGGCTACCACGTATTCACCTTGCTTAAACAACTCGTCGGCTTCTACTTCAATTAAATCGCTCGTGTTGTCACGGCTGTTCACGACGCTTCCGATGTGACTAGGGGAAATAATAGAAGAGAGCACATTAGGGGAaaaaacatgatcatcgaggatgctcGCACACACAGTGAACTACGCCGGCTGCACGTCAATGATGCCGAAATCTATGCACAAGGCCTATTTCTTCATCTTTTTGGTCATGTCCAATCTAGATTAGGACGTGGATGTACAAATATACACCTTTTTCAATAGTGTATTCACATATAAAACAATGTAAATTAGGAGATACATGAATAAATCCGTAATTTTAGTGGCCTCCACTGACTATGAGGATGTTAAAATACATAAATGTGTAAATGCGACCCTAGTGCTAGCTTGCTAGTTAGATCTTATGGCGGTGAGCTCACCCATCGGTTCGAAACTAAGGTTAAGTGTTCGGACTAAACGAGGTGTTATTGGCCCATGGATATATCTCGCATACCTAACAATTTACAGTTAAGGGAGGAATCTTTCCCCTAGGTCAACATTTTTAACGTATGCTTGTCAGAGATGAGGGCTAGTACAAACTTGTTTGAGATATATTAGGGTAAATCATCTTCTTGTATAGTCTCAGGCTGCTTCTGTTTCCCAAAACTTTGTTTGCTCATATATACTCGCACAGAAGGCTCTAGCATTATTCCATATATTCATTTCATCTAAAAAATATACCACATAGTAATGTTGTTTCACAATCACATTGATACTTTACTCCACTTGCCTAGTTCCTTACATTTCCCGTATACACACAGTCAGCCACACACATCTTGAAAGACACACAGTTAAGGCCAATCAACACGCCTGGAATTACCTTGGTTGTAAATAGGGATCGATCACAGCTGACACCGGCAAAATGATTGACTCAGCCTCGATCGGGGAAGTAGGTGAATCAACGGAACTGGATGTTGGAGGAGTAGCTGGTGTCGCCCTTCCAGCCATTCGGGATGACATTGTTGGCCACGAGCGTCTTGCCGGACTCGCTTGTGACGCGCAGGGAGAGCGGCCCCAGCAGCGCGTCCCTGGAGTCGCATCGCCAGACGGATCCCCAGGATCGGTACATGGGCTCCCAGCGTCCAGTCGGGCGGCCGTTCCTGGAGCGCATGAGGTCCATCTTCACGACGGTGCCGTCCCGGTTGGCGTACTGCACCAGCACCGGCAGGTAGTTGGGGTTGGCGCCCCGCAGGACGTAGAAGCCCAGCTTCATGCCGGCGAAGTTGCAGGGCACCCTCCTGAACTGCATGTCGATGATGCCCGCGTGCCGGAGCTGGTCGTTCCGGCCCGGCAGCGCCAGGGCGCCGAACGCCGTGCCGCTGAGGTCGAAGTGGTACTTGGCCACGGGGTAGTAGTTCATGTCGGTGATCACCACCGTCTTTGTCTGCCCGGAGCAGGCGGGATTGTTGGTTCTCGTGCACCGTATCTGAAACAAACATCGACGAAGGTCAGCGTCCCCATGTACTATATAATTGCGAACATGGCAGAGTACTTAACAATGATCGACATTGGTTTGAGTTTGATCAAGCTAATCATTAGCGATCAGCAATCAGCATCAACTAATTTAATCGAAATTGACACATTGGCGTTAGCTGACATTGCCGTCGTCAACACGCGTGGTAGCAAGTACCTGGTAGCAGGTACCGCAGCCGGCGCCGCCCTGGAACAGGGGCTCGTTGCCGCAGGACGTCATGGCGGAGAGCGGGTACTGGTTCACGTTCTTGAAGCCGCAAGCACCACCTGCAAATAGATCGATCGGCATTATTACTACCTGCAAAAACTGCGTGATGCAAGAACGACATTGCGCCGCCATGGCGTATGAGCGTACCGTTGTCGTCggggccggcgccgtttgggcggCCGTACCAGGTGGCCTTGGCGGGGAGCCAGCCGGAGTTGTAGGATCTAGCGGCGGAGATGCTGTAGTCGACTGCAGAACGGGCGGACGGGACGAGCATCGAGAGGAGTGCGACCAGCGCGACGGCATTGGTGCTGACGCTAGCCATGTTGTACCAGTATGAACCTCCTTAGACTTGTACGATATGTGTACTTGCTGTACTCCTGTTTGTGTCTTGATCGCTGGGCGGGATGGCATTTATAGGCAGCCCAACAGGCAACAATCAGGTGAGAACGAAGAGCCGGCGAGTTGCAGTTGCAcccgtcgacaacgacgacgagtgtAATGGCGTGTTTAGAATTGAAAGGGTAACATGGCTACGGAGGGAATCGCGGAGGAATGGAGCCTCCGGTTTAAGCGCGTGCAACTATAAAATCTCATCTTCAACGAAAACAAAATCACATCTTTGGAAGTGGTCATCGATTAACCGCTAAATGATTTGGGTACACAACTGAAAATTATATCCAATGATCGTTTAGTAACCATAATCAGATCATCGGGTTGATTCCAGAAAGTCAGGCCCCCTGTTGTGCATTAAGATCTAGCTTCACGCTACATACAATAATTTATGTTGATATGTAGTTAAAAATGTCAAACTAACGTTAAAAATGCACTCCACCCATATGATACGTACTAATGAGATTTTCAGATACCTCATTAGACTGCAATTTTGTAAAATCACAGTCAACAAACGGCGCTACCAAGCTGTGCTAACCCCATATTCAAAATTGTGTGAATCATTGATAGAAATTTATATTTACCCTGAGGTACAATAGAATCGAATTTGATAAAATGTTACCTAAGAGTGCCGGTTTCCGGCTTCCTCTCGAACTGAGCTAATCCTAAGAAATATTCAGTTTCTCGCGACTCTAATAGAAACTAAGTGTCAAAGGTTAGAATCTGAGCTCTTCCAGAGTGGTATCTCactgatcccccccccccccccccgcggaaGGGGACTTCTTCGATGTATTTTGTGTTGTGTTTGCTATCAATCGGTTTTGCTAATTCCCGGCTCAATAAGAATTATATTAGTACTCGTCACCTCCTTCTCCTTTGTACCATTGTGTTAAGATTTGTGTCGGTGAGTCCCATCCGTCTTCATCCCCATCCTCCTTAGGCTCACATTATCTCTGAGGAGAAAATCCATGCTTGGTTTTCTTGTGCTTGGTACAATTCCCTTGCACCTACCGACGAAGAAGGGCGCCCTCTGTGACCATGGTATGACCCAATTTGGAAATGCAAAGCACCCCTCGAATTCAAATTTTTTGACTGGTAAGTGGCGTGGAACAGGTGTTAGACACGTGATCAGAGACTTTATCATGGGCTAACCATGGATGACTCTTGCGCTTTCTGCATACAAGACTCCGAAAAAAATGATCGCCTCCTCCTTTCATGCCCTTGCACGCGCGAGGACCATTTGCTTTGTGGTCCTTAGATAGCCTACTAAAATCGTAGCCGCGTGTGTTAATTGACTCATGGTTGGCATAGATTAAACCTCAAGTGCAACCTCTCTTCCTCTTGGCACTTAGCGAACAACATGATCTTCAAGAACAACACGAATACATAAGCGCTTGTGGTGGATGCCATTGTAAAGGGGGCGGGGAGGTGGAAACTAGTGGGATTTTTGTGAGTTGTACACCATTTTTTCTTCTAAGCCTTGTTGGCCTTGGTGTTGTTTGTTTGTGGATGCTTGTGTTTGGTTCTTCTCCTATCTATAAAACACTTTCTCGCGCGTTTCTGAAAATAACATTCTCTCCCACCTCACTCTCGACCCGGACAAGAAAACAGAGAGAGATGAGATAGTCGACCACTCACCTCATCGGAGTCAGGGCCCACGCGCCTGACCACGGTGGGCTGTATTTGAAGGACTTATGCCTTAGAGCCAATAATAAATATTATTATTTAACTATCAGTTTATGATTAATGTTTATTTTTTAGCTTTTAAAGAGATAAACACAGAAGTTGTTCCTAGTCATGCATCTAGAACTAGCTCATTTCTTGAATGATGACTATGTTTTCTTGTCATGGGAATAGTCATTGTTACAAGAATTCCATCAACAATGAGAGTGCATTGTTTGAAGAACAAGGGTACTGGACCGACCCCTTATGTATGATATGCTATGAGACACGTAGTCATTGGTTGTTAGTATTAGCTTTATGTGTTGATCATATGTAAAAGTCCTTAGACCACGAGGATATCAAGTACATACACACCAGAAGATATACTTTGAACTAATCAAACATTGACCTGAAGAGGGTGATTATAAATGTGACCTCCAGCCTTCAACTACATCAGAAAGTGTGCGTGCGACGAGTATAGTCCAAAACTAGGATATTGCTCCTCCGACTAAGAAGAGATATGGTCTGGACCCTCTCAATattactgttggagatatgcccaagaggcaataataaagtggttattataatctttgtgtttatgataaatgtttacataccatgctataattgtattaaccgaaacattgatacatgtgtcttatgtaaacaacaagaagtccctagtaagcctcttgtataactagcttgttgactaatggatgatcatggtttcgtgatgatgaacattggatgttattaataacaaggttatgtcattagttgaatgatataatggacacacacccaaataagcgtagcataagatcaagtcattaagttcaatttgctataagctttcgatacatagttgcctaagtccttcgaccatgagatcatgtaaatcacttaca encodes:
- the LOC124655305 gene encoding expansin-B2-like, coding for MASVSTNAVALVALLSMLVPSARSAVDYSISAARSYNSGWLPAKATWYGRPNGAGPDDNGGACGFKNVNQYPLSAMTSCGNEPLFQGGAGCGTCYQIRCTRTNNPACSGQTKTVVITDMNYYPVAKYHFDLSGTAFGALALPGRNDQLRHAGIIDMQFRRVPCNFAGMKLGFYVLRGANPNYLPVLVQYANRDGTVVKMDLMRSRNGRPTGRWEPMYRSWGSVWRCDSRDALLGPLSLRVTSESGKTLVANNVIPNGWKGDTSYSSNIQFR